Within Microbacterium oryzae, the genomic segment GCCGCGCGCGTCATGGTCGGCGTGCTGAGCTACGGCTTCCCGGTCTGGCTGAACAGCATGGGCCTCCACGGCCTCGGCGCGCTGCTCATCGGCATCCTGTCCGTCGCGCTTCTCGTCGGGACGATCTGGGCGCCCGACACCCAGGGGAAGACGCTCGAGCAGATCGAGGAGGAGCGCTACCGCTCGTCCTCGCGCGAGAAGCTCACCGTCTGAGCCGTCCGCACGCGAGAAGGCCCCCGCGTCGATCCATCGAGATCGGCGCGGGGGCCTTCTTCTTGCGTTCAAACGATGTCGTCTCGTCGCGGGGACACGGTATTCACGCGCGGATGGTGTCGCCTCGGTGAGACGACATCGTCTGGCGGTCGAAGGGGGCCGGCCTCACCCGCCCGCACCGGCCGCCCCCGCGACCCGGCTCCCGCCCGCCGCGGGTGTCAGCCCCGGGCCGCGGCGAGCTGCGACTCGAGGTGGAACACCTCGGGGAAGTGCTCGGAGTTCTGATCCGCGCGGCCGTCGAGCGCGACGAAGAACGGAGCCATCGACTCCTCCCACCGCGCGGCGACCTCGGAGGTCGCGAGGTACGCCTGCGAAGCGGCGTCGTCGTCCGTCTCGTAGAAGCCGACGAGCTCGCCGCCGCCGACGTGGAAGATCGAGTAGTGCCGGCGCCCGGACGCCGCGATCTCCTCGAGCATCTCCGGCCACACCGGACTGTGCCGCTCGATGTACTCGTCGAGCATCTCCGGCTTCACGCGAAGACGGAAGCAGACGCGCTGCGGGGTGGTGTCGGTGCTCATGCGGGCCTCTCTCACAACGAAAGGTCCATCGTACGCACGGCGTCAGGGGCGGCCGTCGGCCATCCGCTCGTCGTCCTCGTCCATCCGGATGGCCGTGGTCTGGGCGACCTGATCGCTGAACTCCTCGGGCGCGACGGTGGGCGTCGCCTGCGTGATGATCTCGAGGGGGCGGGTCTCCTCGAGCGCGACGCCGAAGCGGTTGCCGCTCTCACGGTGCAGGCGCCCGGATCGGAGGACCCACGCCAGCCCGATGAGGCACGCGACGAGGCCGGCGATGCCGCCGAGCGTGATCGCCGCCCGCGGACCGAAGGTATCGGCGACCCAGCCCGCGATCGGCGCGCCGATCGGCGTCGAGCCCATGATGACGGCCATGTAGAGCGCGAGCACGCGGCCGCGGAGCGCCGGATCCGAGTTCGTCTGCACGTACCCGTTCGCGGTGGTGAGCATGGTGACGGTGCCGAACCCGACGAAGACGAGCACGGCGGCGTACGTCCAGTAGCTCGGCATCATCGCGGAGACGATCGAGGCGACGCCGAAGCCGCCGGCCGCGAACATCACGATGCGCAGCCGCGCGCGCTCCCGACGCGCGGCGAGCAGCGCGCCGGCGAGCGAGCCGATCGCGAGCACCGAGCTCAGCACGCCGTAGCCGTCGGCCTGCCGCCCGAACTCCAGCGCCATCGTCGAGGCGAAGATCGGGAAGTTCATGCCGAACGCGCCCACGAGGAACACCATCGCGAATGCCACCATCAAGTCGGGCCGGCGCGAGACGTAGCGGAAGCCGTCGGCGAGGCGCGCGGCCCCCTGCCGCCGCACCCGCGGCACGAGCTCGCGCGTGCGCATGGCGAGAAGCGCGACGATCATCGCGAGGAAGGTCGCGGCGTTGAGGAAGAACACCCAGCCGCTGCCGACCGCGACGATGAGCACGCCGCCGACGGCGGGGCCGATGAGACGCGCCATGTTGAACGACGCGGAGTTCAGGGCGACCGCGTTCGCCGCGTACCGGCGCTCGACGACGTCGGAGACGAACGCCTGACGCGCGGGGCTGTCGAAGGCGTTGGCGATGCCGAAGCCGAGCGCGAACAGCAACATGAGGGGGAGCGTCATGACCCCGGCGAGCAGCAGCGCGCCCACCGCGAGGGCGAGGAGGAGCAGCGCGGACTGCGTGACGACCAGCAGGCGTCGCCGGTCGAAGCGGTCGGCGACCCAGCCCGTGACGCTCACGAGCACGAGCGGCGGGCCGAACTGCAGCGCCATCGTTGCGCCCATGGCGGTCGCGTCGTTGTTCGTCAGCTCGGTGAGCACGACCCAGTCCTGTGCGGTGGACTGCATCCATCCGCCCACGTTGGAGATGAGCGCGCCGAGGAACCAGATGCGGTAGTTGTACGACGCGAAGGATCGGAACATCGCGTTCATCGCTCCACCTCCCTCATGATGATCGCGGCGGCTCGCCGCAGGGTCTCCCGGTCGTCGCCGTCGAGCCCCGACAGGACCTTCGACAGCCACTCGTCGCGTCGGCGGACGGTCTCCTCGACGACGCGACGGCCGCTGTCGGTGATGACGATGTCGACCTTGCGGCGGTCGACGCCGTTCTCGGTGCGGCTGAGGTGGCCGAGCTCCTCGAGGCAGTTGACGGTGCGGTTCATGGATGGCGCGGTGACGCCCTCGCGCTCGGCCAGCGCCGAGAGGGTGTGCGGCCCGTGCAGCTTGAGCGCCACCAGCACCGCGAACTGCCCGTCGGTCATGTCCGACACCGCGCGCTGCTGCTTGAGGCGGCGGGACAGGCGGAAGACGGCGGCGCGCAACTCGGAGGCGTCGGCGGAGAGCTTCGAGGATGCGGATTGCTTAGCCATGTGAATCATTAGCCTAGCTCATTAGTAAAGCTAAGGGAAGGGGTGTGTAGGATCGCCGCATGCCGGAGTTCGCCGACGCGCACGGGGTCGTCATCGTCTACGACGTGCACGAGCCCGAGGGCCAGCCGCGGGGCGTGGTGCAGGTGCTGCACGGCGTCGGCGAGCACGCCGGGCGGTACGCCGCGCTCGCCGCGGCGCTCACCGCCGCCGGCTACGTCGTCTATGCCGACGACCACCGCGGGCACGGCCGCACCGGCATGCGCCAGCACGGCGACGCGGCGAAGCTCGGCCGGCTCGGCGTGGGCGGCCACCGCGCGGCCGTCGACGCCGTCTGGCAGCTGAGTCAGCGGATCCGGGCGGAGCGGCCGGGGCTGCCGCTCGTGCTGCTCGGTCACTCGTGGGGGTCCTTCCTCGCGCAGATCCTCTTCGACGCCCACCCTGAGGCGTACGACGGCGTCATCCTCGTCGGCTCCTCGCTGCGCTGGCCCGGGTCGCTCAACGCGGGCGATCTCAACGCGCGGTGGAAGGCCGTCGGCGCCACCGGCGTCGAATGGCTCTCGGTCGACCCGGCCGTGCAGAAGGCGTTCCTCGACGACCCGCTCGCCGTGAACACGCCGCTGCTCAAGCTCTTCGGCCCGGCCGAGGCCGCCCGGATCTACGGACGCCCACGGCGCGACCTCCGGCAGCGGGCGGGGCGGGACGTGCCGGTCCTCCTGCTCGTCGGGCGCGACGACTCGGTCGGCGGGCCGCGCGGCGTCCACCGCCTCGCCCGCGCCTATCGCGAGCGCGGGGGGCTGACGGATGTCACCACGCTCGTCTACGACGGACGTCACGAGATCCTCAACGAGCCCGTGCAGGGGCAGGTGCGCGCGGACATCCGCGCCTGGCTCGACGCGCGCATCCCCGCGCCGTCCTAGCGCTGCCGTCTCTTCGCCCCCCGCTGTCGGCCGGCGCGCGGGAGGGACGACGTAGGCTGGTCGGGTGCATGGCGAGTACAAGGTCCCCGGTGGAAAGCTCGTGGTCGTCGACCTCGAGGTCGAGGCCGGGAGGATCTCGTCGTTCCACCTCGCGGGCGACTTCTTCCTCGAGCCCGACACCGCGCTCGACGACATCAACCGCGCCGTGACCGGCCTGCCCGACACCGCCGAGGTGTCGACGATCGCCGCCGCGATCCGCGCGCAGCTCCCCGATGGGGTGCAGATGCTCGGCTTCACGCCGGAGGCGGTGGGCACAGCCGTCCGCCGCGCCCTCGTCACCGCGTCGACGTGGAGCGACTTCGAGTGGGAGGTCATCGACGACCCCGCCGTGTCGCCCATGACGAACCTCGCCCTCGACGAGGTGCTCACCGGCCGCGTCGGCGACGGGCGCCGCAAGCCGACGCTGCGCATCTGGGAGTGGGATCAGTCCGCCGTCGTCATCGGCTCGTTCCAGTCGTACCGCAACGAGGTCGACCCGGAGGGGGCGAAGCGGCACGGCTTCCAGGTCGTGCGCCGCATCTCCGGCGGCGGCGCCATGCTCATGGGCGCCGAGCAGATCATCACGTACTCGCTGTACGTGCCGGCGTCTCTCGTCGCGGGCCTCACGTTCGCCGACTCCTACGCGTTCCTCGACGACTGGGTGCTGCAGGCACTGCGCGAGGTCGGCATCGACGCGACCTACCAGCCCCTCAACGACATCGCGAGCCCGTCGGGCAAGATCGGCGGCGCCGCGCAGAAGCGCCTCGCGAACGGCGGCGTGCTGCATCACGCCACGCTCTCCTACGACATCGACGGCCAGGTCATGACCGAGGTGCTCCGCATCGGGCGCGAGAAGCTCAGCGACAAGGGCACGACGTCCGCCGCGAAGCGGGTCGACCCCATCCGCAGCCAGACGGGGATGGCGCGGCGTGAGATCCTCGACCGGTTCATCGCGTCGTTCCAGAGGTTCACGGGCGCCGAGCGCGGCCATGTGGCGCCGGACGAGCTCGCCGAGGCGGAGGAGCTCGTGCGCACGAAGTTCTCCACCGACGCCTGGCTGCACCGCGTCCCGTGACCTCCGACATCCTCGACGGCGAGCCGCTCGCGGCGCTCACGCCGGGACGCGGCGCCGTGGCCATCCACTACGGCGACAACCTCGACGTCGCCGCCACCCTGCCCGACGGCGCCTTCACGATCGCCTACCTCGACCCGCCGTTCAACACCGGGCGGGGGCGCGAGACCGACGAGAGCCGTCGCGGCTTCTCCGTGCACGTCCCCGACGCGCCGGCGCTGGAGCCGGAGGAGCCGATGGCGATCGAGCTCGAGGACGGCGCGCTGTTCGGCAGCCCCGACGGCGCCGACATCGCGGCGGTCGACACCCGCGAGGCGGAGATCCGCGCGGCGTCGCACACCGGCTTCCATGGGCGCAGCTACGAGCGCGTGCGCGGGGCCCTGCGGTCGTTCGACGATCGGTTCGACGACTACTGGGGCTTCCTCATGCCGCGCATCGAGGAGGCCTGGCGCCTCCTCGCCGACGACGGCACCCTGTACCTGCACCTGGACTACCGCGAGGCGCACTATGCGAAGGTCATGCTCGACGCCGTGTTCGGGCGGGACTCGTTCCTCAACGAGCTGATCTGGGCCTACGACTACGGGGCGAAGTCGCGGCGGCGCTGGCCCACCAAGCACGACACGATCCTCGTCTACGTCAAGGATCCCGACCGGTACTGGTTCGACTCCGAGGCCGTCGACCGCGAGCCCTACATGGCACCCGGGCTCGTCACGCGTGAGAAGGCACGGCGCGGGAAGCTGCCCACCGACGTGTGGTGGCACACCATCGTGCCGACGAGCGGCGGCGAGCGCACCGGCTACGCCACGCAGAAGCCCGAGGGCATCCTGCGGCGCATCGTGCAGGCGTCGTCGCGCCCCGGCGACCGCGTGCTCGACATGTTCGCCGGCAGCGGGACGACGGGCGCGGTCGCCGCCGCGCTCGGCCGCGACGCCGTGCTCATCGACGACAACCCCGACGCCATCCGCATTATGGGCGACCGCATCCCCGACGCCCGTGTCGTGCTGCGCCGCTACACGCGCCGCGCGCCCTGACCCGCGCCCCGGAGGCGCGGCCCGTCGCGTGTTCAGGCGAGTGGGATGGCCCCGTCGTAGGCGTGCAGGTCCTCTCGCGACGCCGGGCGGGGATGGGTGAACACGCGCGACGGCGCAGAGCCCGCGGTCCACGGGCTCCAGTCCGCCGCGTGCTCGTGCGCGAACCGCACCGCCGCGCCGTGCACGTCGTCGGCGAGGTCCTGCGGCGGATCCTCGCCGGCGATCATCTCGACGCCCTCGGCGTCGAGCACGTCGAAGAAGAACGGCACGTCGAGGCAGTGCAGCGACCATCCGCGCACGGGAGAGACCCACTCGAACCGATACGCCCACGTCCGCGCACCGGCCGTCGCCGAGCGGACGCGGCCGATCCGCACGACGTGCCGGCGGAAGAGCGCGTCGGTGACGAAGCGGCCGATCGCGGCGGGAACGCCGCGCTCCCGGCGCAGCTCCGCATTCGCCCGCAGGTACGCGCGACGGCGCTTCCACGGCAGACCGAGGACGGCGAGCACGAGTCCGGCAGGCAGCCACCGCAGCCACTTCCGGTAGTCGTCGACGATCATCGAGAACTCGTCGTCGGTCGTGCCGAGCACGAGAGGCTTGTCGGAGCCCACGCCGTTCGCGAGCGCGCGGACGGTCGGCTCGGGGATGAGGTCGCCATCGACCACGGGGCCGAGGCGGAGCCCGCCCGACAGCACGGCCTGCGCGCCGTGCAGGTCGTGCATGCCGATGAGGTCCTGCGCCGCGAGGCGCACCTGCTTCTCGGTGAGGCTGCGCCATCCCGCCACCGTGGGCTCGACGCCGCCCTCCTGCGCGACCATCCGCCCGAAGCGCTCGGCCTCATCGGGCATGATCGCGCCGATCGTGGCCGACATCGCCCAGGCGCCGGCGAAGAGGTGCTGCGCTGCGGGCATGCCGAGGAGGGTGACCACCGCGCCCGCGCCGGCCGACTGCCCGGCGATCGTGACCTGCGCGGGATCGCCGCCGAAGCCGCGGATGTTCCGCTGCACCCACTCGAGCGCCGCCAGCCAGTCCCGCACGCCGCGGTTGCTCGGCGCATCCGCGATCCAGCCGAAGCCGTCGAAGCCGAGTCGGTACGACGCGGTGACGACGACGACCCCGTCGCGGGCGAACGACCGCCCGTCGTACCAGGGGCTCGCGGGGGAACCCGACACGTACGCGCCGCCGTGGAAATAGACGATCACGGGCAGCGCCGCATGCGGGTCGGTCGTCGGGGTGAAGATGTTGACGTTGAGGGTCGACGGCCCCGGCACCGACGGCTCGGGGATCAGCGTGATGCCGGTGGCGCCGCGCTGCGGGGTCGCGCCCTGCCGAGTCGCGTCGTAAATGTCCTCCCGGTACTCCGGCCGCATCGGCGCCTGAAAGCGGAGGGCTCCGCGCGGCGGCCGCGCGTACGGGATGCCGAGGAACGTCGCGCACTCGCCGCGCCAGAAGCCGCGCACCCGGCCGGCGTCGGTGAGCACCAGCGGCTGCTCGACGTGATCGTTCTGCGCTCCCACGAGACCAGTATGCCGGGCGCTCAGAACAGCTGCCGCCAGTTCGCGCGCGCCAGGTCGAGCAGCTCGTCGCCCCGCCCCGACAGCACCGTGCGGATGGCGTAGAGCGCGAATCCGCCGACCTGGTCGGCCGAGATGGATGGCGGCAGCGAGAGCTCCTGCCGCTCGGTCACGACGTCGAGGAGAGCCGGCCCATCATGCGCGAGCAGCTCGGCCACGGCGTCGGGCAGCTGATCCGACCGCTCGACGCGGATGCCCTTGATGCCGAGCGCATTCGCCACCGCGGCGAAGTCGGGGTTGGCGAGGTCGGTGCCGTACGTGACGAACCCCGCGGCCTTCATCTCCAGCTCGACGAAGTTCAGCGAGGAGTTGTTGAAGACCACCGTCTTCACCGGCAGCTTGTTCTGCGTGAGCGTGATGAGCTCGCCGAGCATCATGGCGAGTCCGCCGTCTCCGGCGAGGGCGACGACCTGCCGATCGCGGTCGGCAGCCTGCGCGCCGATGCCGTGCATGAGCGCGTTCGCCATGGAGCCGTGGCTGAACGAGCCGACGAGTCGGCGTCGACCGTTCATCGTGAGGTAGCGGCTCGCCCACACGACGGGGGAGCCGACATCGGCGGTGAAGACGGTGTCGTCGCCCGCCGCCTCGTCGATGAGACGGGCGAGGTATTGCGGATGGATCGGGTGCGAGCCGCGCCGCGGAACGGCGAGCTCGTCGAGCTTGCGCCGCGTCTTGACGTAGTGATCGCGCGCGTCCTCCAGGTGGCTGCGGGAGCGGCCATCCGCCAGCCTCGGCAGGAGCGCCGCGGCGGTCGCCTTCACGTCGCCGACGAGGCCGAGGTCGAGCGGATGGCGCCGCCCGAGCTGGGAGCCGCGGATGTCGACCTGAATGGTCTTCGCGTGATCGGGGTAGAACTGCGGGTACGGGAAGTCGGTGCCGAGCATGAGGACCGCGTCGGCCGCGTCCATGGCGCGGTAGCCGGACGCGAAGCCGAGCAGGCCCGTCAGACCCACGTCGTACGGGTTGTCGTACTCGAGGAACTCCTTGCCGCGCAGTGCGTGGACGATGGGAGCTGCGAGCCGGTCGGCGAGAGCGACCACCTCGTCGTGCGCGCCCTGCGTTCCCGCTCCGGCGAGGATGGTGACCTTCTTCGCTCCGTCGAGGATGCGCACGGCGCGCGCGAGCTCCTCCTCGCTCGGCACCACGACCGGATGCGTGCGCTCGATGACGGTCACGCGCTCGGAGGCCGCGTCGGCGAGCGCCACGTCGCCCGGGATGACGATGACCGCCACGCCGCGCTGCTCGATGGCGGCGCGCATGGCGATCTCGAGGATGCGCGGCATCTGGCTCGGGTCGGCGACGTACTCCACGTACACACTGCACTCGCGGAACAGCTCCTGCGGGTGCGTCTCCTGGAAGTAGTTCGTGCCGATCTCGGAGGTGGGGATGTGGGCGGCGATCGCGAGCACCGGCACACGCGAGCGCTGCGCGTCGTAGAGCCCGTTGATGAGGTGGAGGTTGCCGGGGCCGCACGATCCGGCGGCGACGGCGAGCTCGCCGGTGAGGGCGGCGTCGGCCGCGGCGGCGAAGGCGGCGGACTCCTCGTGGCGCACGTGCACCCACTCGACGGACCCGTCCTTGCGCAGAGCGTCGGTGAAGCCGTTGAGGGAGTCGCCCGGGATGCCGTACACCCGCTCGACGCCGTTCGCCTTCAGCACCTCGACGATGTTCTCTGCCACGTTGGTCATGGGCCCTGCCTCCGCTCGCGTCTGCTCCGTCGCCATCGACGTTACGCCCGATCCCGGACGTCGGGGCCGACGCGCACTGATCCTCTTGACGCGGCACGCGGCGAGGACGATCATCCACACGACGGCGTGCGACGACGGGACGATCATGGCCGATCCGCAGACTCATCCGGGCGCGCCCGCGCCACCCGAGAACGGCATGCGCAGCTTCGTGCACGTGCTCGTGAACACCGCGTTCGCGAACATCACCACGAGCTACCTGTGGTTCGGGCTGACGTTCTGGATCTACCTCGAGACCGAGAACGTGATCGCGACGGGCGTCATCGGCGGCGCGTACATGCTCTTCATCGCGCTGTTCAGCATGTTCTTCGGCACGCTCGTCGACCGGTTCCGCAAGAAGGCGGTCATGGCGTGGGCGACGCTCGCCGCCTTTGTCGTCTTCTGCCTCGACGCCGTGTTCTACTTCCTCCTCGGCGAGGAGCGGATGGTCGATCTCACCGAGCCCTGGTTCTGGATCTTCGCGGTCGTGATGCTGGCGGGAGCGGTCGTCGAGCAGCTGCGCAACATCGCGCTGTCGACGACCGTCACCCTGCTCGTCCCCGTCGAGAAGCACGCGAACGCGAACGGGCTCGTCGGCACGGTGCAGGGGCTGGCCTTCCTCGTGACGAGCGTCTTCAGCGGCCTGTCGATCGGCTTCCTCGGCATGGGAGGGACCATCCTCATCGCCCTCGTCGCGATCGCCCTCTCGCTCGTGCACCTCCTCGCCATCCGCATCCCCGAGCGCGAGATCGTGCACGCGGAGGGGCAGCCGCGCTGGGTGGACGTCGCCGGCGGCGTGCGGGCGGTGCGCCTCGTCCCGGGGCTGCTGACGCTCATCCTCTTCACGACGCTGAACAACCTCGTCGGCGGCGTCTACATGGCGCTGATGGATCCGTACGGGCTCGAGATGTTCTCCGTCGAGATGTGGGGCATCTGGCTCGCCGTCACCTCCACCGGCTTCATCGTCGGCGGCATGGTGATCGCGAAGGTCGGCCTCGGGCGCAACCCGATCCGGACGATGCTCCTCATCGCGGCGTTCATCGGCCTCGTCGGCGCGGTCTTCGCCCTCCGCGAGTGGGCGTGGCTGTACGTCGCGGGGATGTGGGTCTACATGTGCTTCGTGCCGGCGGTCGAGGCGGCCGAGCAGACGGTCATCCAGAAGGTGACGCCGTACGAGAAGCAGGGCCGCGTGTTCGGATTCGCGATGACGTTCGAGGCGGCCTCCGCGCCGATCACGTCGTTCCTCATCGCGCCGATCGCGCAACTGTGGGTCATTCCGTACATGCGGTTGGAAGACGGGCAGCGACGCTGGTCGTGGCTGCTGGGCGAGGGAGACGCCCGCGGCATCGGTCTGGTGTTCCTCGTGGCGGGTGTCGTGGCGGTCGCCCTCGCACTCTCCGGATTCCTGCTGCCCGCCTACCGCACGCTGTCGAAGCAGTTCACGACGGATGGCCAGGGTGCGGCCACGAATGAGCCTGCGTCGAGCGAGGGTCTGATCTCACCGGTCGAGGCGCGGGCGGGGTTCGACGAACCGGCGACGCCCGATCACTCGCCCGAGCGGTAGCCGCGCAGCTTCTCGGTGAGCGTGAGGAGCGTTCGCAGCTCCTCGTCGTCGAAGCACGCCATGTGCTCGGCGATGCTGCGTCCGTGCGCGGCGCCGATGACGCGGAAGGCGTGCGCGCCCTCCTCGGTGGCGGTGACCAGCGCGCCGCGACCGTCGTCGGGATCGCTGCACTTCGTCACCAGGCCGCGGCCGACCATCCGATCGACCAGCCGCGAGACGCTGGGCTGGCTGATGAGCATGTTGGCCGTCACGTCGCGCAGTCGCGCCGTCATGTCGGGCGCGCGGGTCACGGTGAGGAGCACGTCGTACTCCGCCTGCGAGAGGTCGCTGCCGACGAAATCGCCGGAGAGCTTGCCGAACACCTCGTGCTGCGCTCGGAAGAGGCTCTCCCACGCTTCGATCGCGAGTCTTCGATCCCCCATGCGTTCAGGGTAGCGGTCTATGCGCGCTCATAGGTCGTGCGCGCGAACGGCGAGCGAGCCCGAACGCAAGTAAGGGCCGGGCGGAGAGGAAGCCGCCCGGCCCTTGTCCCTTGCACCAAGAGTGTCCTGCAATCACATGTCGGCAGCTGCCACAGCAAAACAGCTACCGTGCGATGACTCTATAACGGCGAGGTAACGAGGGCAAGGGGTGGCGTTACCTTTCTGTGACTCCGACGCGGGAGCAGGTCGACCAGCGCCACGACGATGAGCACCGCGACCAGCGTCGCGCCGACGAGCAGCGCAGGGAGGGAACCGCCGAATGCACCCGTCCCCGCGCATGCCGCGACCGCGACCAGCCGCGCATACTCGATTCGACGAGTCGCCCGCAGCCGGAGAGCGAATTGTGCGAGGAGGAAGAGCGCGGGCCCGGCGACGACGGCGATGAGCTTTGCGCTCGCCAGGGGAGTCCACGGGTGGGCGATGACGATCTCGTCGCCCACCGCCGTCAGGATGATTCCACCGACGATCAGGACGTGCCCGTAGGTGTAGATGTCCCGCGCGCGGCCGGTGCGGTTCGCCTGGTCGTCGAGGGAGCGCTCGCCGAGTCCCCGCGTGGACACGAAGTACAGCCACCAGAGCGCTGCCGAGCCGGCGAACGCGCTGATGAAGGCCGCCGCTGTCGCGGCATCCAGCTCGCGTGCGGCGGTCGTCGCCCCGGTCTGGATGATCGTCTCGCCGATGGCGGCGATCACGATCAGCCCGAACCGCTCGGTGAAGTGGCCGGTAGCGAGGCGCCAGGATCCCGCTGCGAGCCGGGGGC encodes:
- a CDS encoding low temperature requirement protein A; this encodes MTDQTRQEPASAPPVAHGRLRRGDDADAQRAATLELFYDLVFVFTITQVSHLLLSDLTWAGAGEAAIVLLAVWWSWNYTTWATNELDPERNPVRLVLIALMLGSLLLAIAVPHAFDERGLLFAGAYLAIQVGRHFFLTFAAAARGSAEREQAGRILVWFLIAGVFWITGGLVEGGSRAWLWSIALALDYIAPRIYFPLPGRPRLAAGSWRLATGHFTERFGLIVIAAIGETIIQTGATTAARELDAATAAAFISAFAGSAALWWLYFVSTRGLGERSLDDQANRTGRARDIYTYGHVLIVGGIILTAVGDEIVIAHPWTPLASAKLIAVVAGPALFLLAQFALRLRATRRIEYARLVAVAACAGTGAFGGSLPALLVGATLVAVLIVVALVDLLPRRSHRKVTPPLALVTSPL